The following proteins are co-located in the Sulfuricurvum sp. genome:
- a CDS encoding helix-turn-helix domain-containing protein, translated as MEVKKGIRSYIGDAVVKRRIEIKMEQESVCAYADVSITTLSTLENGKANISLLKLEKILDVLGLEVVIKIKEKV; from the coding sequence GTGGAAGTGAAGAAAGGTATTCGTTCTTATATAGGCGATGCAGTTGTTAAACGACGCATAGAAATTAAAATGGAACAAGAATCTGTTTGTGCCTATGCTGATGTAAGTATTACAACTCTTTCAACATTGGAGAATGGTAAAGCAAATATATCACTACTTAAACTTGAAAAAATACTGGATGTTCTTGGTCTAGAAGTAGTAATAAAAATCAAAGAGAAGGTATAG
- a CDS encoding helix-turn-helix domain-containing protein, with protein MFKSLILSELKKQKEALAIPYEAIASRAGVGIATVKRAFSGHDISLDTLDKIAVALGCEIAIKPKQSPKALYQAQIEKKAQEIVNRVVKTSALENQTPSIEAQKKMLIQAKAMIAKMPKSRVWA; from the coding sequence ATGTTTAAATCATTAATACTCTCTGAACTCAAAAAACAAAAAGAGGCATTAGCAATTCCCTATGAGGCTATCGCTTCTCGTGCCGGTGTCGGTATAGCGACTGTCAAACGTGCGTTCTCGGGACATGATATTTCGCTTGATACCCTCGATAAAATCGCGGTTGCTTTGGGATGCGAAATCGCCATCAAACCAAAACAATCACCTAAAGCTTTATACCAAGCACAAATCGAGAAAAAAGCGCAAGAGATTGTGAACCGTGTCGTAAAAACGTCTGCTCTCGAAAACCAAACTCCAAGCATTGAAGCACAAAAAAAGATGCTTATTCAAGCTAAAGCGATGATTGCTAAAATGCCAAAATCTCGAGTATGGGCATAG
- a CDS encoding DUF3943 domain-containing protein, which translates to MIRWIFLVLFASITAFADETLYDALKKNDVPQSGQKYRSDFSIPPSPVFAQSEEFHLTEDAEKKDYLPQYINVNDQLPDRYKNLIGDSVSLQFLMISTIGFLAILPDSITNWNSEKLKERSLGERWKENVSTTPVWDHDNWMINYIGHPVSGAFYYTLARNDGMSMGESAAFSALMSTFFWEYGYESFAEVPSIQDLIFTPLLGSILGEQMFTLQKKLDQEGGVVLGSKTLGDMSYFILDPLGNIAYGIGNTLKRLNFDADVTMSIQTYPLAKIPPYNSDVPIEDSLHFKEREYGFIITIQ; encoded by the coding sequence ATGATCCGTTGGATTTTTCTTGTACTCTTTGCCTCGATAACGGCTTTTGCAGATGAGACGTTATACGATGCGCTAAAGAAAAACGACGTTCCCCAAAGCGGACAAAAGTACCGCTCTGATTTTTCTATACCGCCATCTCCCGTTTTCGCGCAATCCGAAGAGTTTCATCTCACCGAGGACGCTGAAAAAAAAGACTATCTCCCCCAATACATCAATGTCAATGATCAACTTCCTGACCGATATAAAAATTTGATCGGAGATTCGGTTTCTCTCCAGTTTCTCATGATTTCGACGATAGGCTTTTTAGCCATCCTGCCCGATAGCATAACAAACTGGAATTCGGAGAAGCTAAAGGAACGCTCGCTGGGAGAACGCTGGAAAGAAAACGTCTCGACGACCCCCGTCTGGGATCATGATAACTGGATGATCAACTATATCGGACATCCGGTATCCGGTGCGTTTTACTATACCTTGGCTCGAAACGACGGGATGTCGATGGGGGAATCTGCCGCTTTTTCAGCGCTGATGTCTACCTTTTTCTGGGAATACGGGTATGAGAGTTTTGCCGAAGTCCCCTCGATTCAGGATCTCATTTTTACCCCTTTGCTGGGGTCGATTTTGGGAGAACAGATGTTTACCCTCCAGAAAAAACTGGATCAAGAGGGAGGGGTGGTTCTCGGATCAAAAACGCTGGGGGATATGAGCTATTTTATTCTCGATCCGTTGGGGAATATCGCCTACGGGATCGGAAATACTCTGAAAAGACTCAACTTCGACGCCGATGTGACGATGAGTATCCAAACCTACCCGCTGGCTAAAATCCCACCGTACAATTCCGATGTCCCGATAGAAGATTCTTTGCATTTTAAAGAGCGCGAATACGGTTTTATTATCACCATTCAGTAG
- the trpA gene encoding tryptophan synthase subunit alpha, with protein sequence MKQLVAYITAGYPDKNFTVDLALALGENGVDTLEIGVPFSDPVADGPVIEAANQRALEAGFRFADLLEISERIAPKIDTLWMGYFNPFYQYGMEALLDKAKSIGVNGLIIPDVPYEEAKTYHPLFESRGLANITFVAPTDGEERIATITAEARKFIYLVAYAGITGSGKAENLAPVLEMIKRHTATPVYVGFGVNEQTAREKVQGADGVIVGSAIVNVLLDDALSSTQKIAKCCDITRTIKSLINE encoded by the coding sequence GTGAAACAACTCGTAGCGTATATTACTGCCGGTTATCCCGATAAAAATTTTACTGTTGATCTGGCTTTGGCGTTGGGCGAAAATGGTGTCGATACACTCGAAATCGGAGTCCCTTTTTCAGACCCTGTTGCAGACGGTCCCGTTATCGAAGCGGCAAACCAGCGTGCTCTCGAAGCCGGATTTCGTTTTGCCGATCTTTTAGAGATATCTGAGCGCATCGCACCGAAAATCGATACCCTATGGATGGGATATTTTAATCCGTTTTACCAATACGGCATGGAAGCGCTGCTGGATAAGGCGAAAAGCATCGGAGTTAACGGGCTCATTATCCCCGATGTCCCGTATGAAGAGGCAAAAACCTATCACCCGCTTTTCGAGAGCAGAGGATTGGCAAACATTACCTTTGTCGCTCCGACCGATGGCGAAGAGCGTATCGCGACAATTACGGCAGAAGCACGCAAATTTATCTATCTCGTCGCGTATGCAGGGATTACCGGAAGCGGAAAAGCCGAAAATTTGGCTCCGGTTCTTGAGATGATCAAACGACACACGGCTACCCCTGTCTATGTCGGATTCGGCGTCAATGAACAAACGGCTCGTGAAAAAGTGCAGGGGGCTGACGGTGTCATCGTCGGTTCGGCAATCGTGAATGTCTTGTTGGATGATGCCCTGAGCTCGACACAGAAAATCGCCAAATGCTGTGACATCACCCGCACGATCAAATCGCTTATAAATGAATAA
- a CDS encoding Hpt domain-containing protein encodes MGIRSVLEANFDFEIIDEFLDHYAMMMEILEPLIIDLGNNDRYQRSIEELFRIFHNIKSASGYLQIQPMVRLSTFVEDALEQLRARDKVVNEETITWFISVSDMFMQWQEDFKMDNELSKIHFSLLILPDMEKA; translated from the coding sequence ATGGGGATTCGGAGCGTTCTAGAAGCTAATTTCGACTTTGAAATCATTGACGAATTTTTAGATCATTATGCGATGATGATGGAAATCTTGGAGCCTTTAATCATTGATTTAGGTAACAATGACCGATATCAACGCAGTATCGAAGAACTGTTTCGGATTTTTCATAATATTAAATCGGCATCGGGCTATTTACAGATTCAACCGATGGTCCGTTTGTCGACGTTTGTCGAAGATGCCCTCGAACAGCTCAGAGCCCGAGATAAAGTTGTGAATGAAGAAACGATCACATGGTTTATCAGTGTCTCTGATATGTTCATGCAGTGGCAAGAAGATTTTAAAATGGATAATGAACTCTCTAAAATCCATTTTTCCCTTTTAATTTTACCCGATATGGAGAAAGCGTGA
- the panB gene encoding 3-methyl-2-oxobutanoate hydroxymethyltransferase translates to MKKLTIGTILKRKGAQPLVMITAYDALFARLFTESADILLVGDSLNMSFGGNPDTLSITMEQMIYHTNAVCKGAPNTFVITDMPFGTYIDEATAFANAMRVYRETPADAVKIEGGADKAHLVHYLTSNGIAVCGHIGLLPQAVRAEGGYKVKGKTEDEALSLIADAQALEKAGAFILVIEGVKADVATRVAQSVSIPVIGIGAGNGVDGQVLVFSDMLGFYEPFVPKFVKQYMNGAAAVKEAAKTYADEVQNRSFPDENYIY, encoded by the coding sequence ATGAAAAAGCTGACAATCGGTACGATTCTAAAACGCAAAGGTGCTCAGCCGCTCGTAATGATCACGGCATACGATGCTCTTTTCGCCCGACTTTTCACCGAGAGCGCCGATATTCTCCTCGTCGGAGACAGTCTTAACATGAGCTTCGGCGGCAATCCCGACACGCTAAGCATAACGATGGAACAGATGATTTACCATACCAATGCCGTCTGCAAAGGTGCACCGAATACGTTTGTCATTACCGATATGCCGTTTGGAACCTATATCGATGAAGCAACCGCCTTTGCAAACGCCATGCGCGTTTACCGTGAAACTCCGGCCGATGCGGTCAAAATCGAGGGGGGTGCGGATAAGGCCCACCTGGTACACTATCTCACGTCCAACGGAATCGCCGTCTGCGGGCATATCGGACTTTTACCTCAAGCGGTTCGTGCCGAAGGGGGCTACAAAGTCAAAGGAAAAACCGAAGACGAAGCCCTCTCTCTGATCGCCGATGCTCAGGCACTGGAAAAAGCGGGAGCCTTTATCCTCGTCATCGAAGGGGTTAAAGCCGATGTCGCAACACGGGTTGCACAAAGCGTCTCCATCCCCGTTATCGGAATCGGTGCGGGGAACGGCGTGGACGGTCAAGTACTGGTCTTCTCCGATATGCTGGGATTCTATGAGCCATTCGTCCCGAAATTTGTCAAACAGTACATGAACGGGGCGGCAGCCGTCAAAGAAGCGGCAAAAACCTATGCCGATGAAGTCCAAAATCGTTCGTTTCCCGATGAAAATTATATTTATTAG
- the ruvB gene encoding Holliday junction branch migration DNA helicase RuvB, with the protein MERIVEIEKFNAEEVTETSLRPSAWDDYIGQEQIKKNLGVFIEASSKRREALDHVLFYGPPGLGKTTLALIIANEMGSNIKVTAAPMIEKSGDLAAILTNLEEGDILFIDEIHRLSPAVEEILYPSMEDFRLDIIIGSGPAAQTVKIDLPRFTLIGATTRAGMLSNPLRDRFGMNFRMQFYTPDELCTIITQAATKLGKNIDKDAAHEIAKRSRGTPRIALRLLKRVRDFADVANESTILHERSRYALDQLGINANGFDEMDIRLLKLLMEAKGRAMGLSTIAAALSEDEGTIEDVLEPYLLANGYLERTARGRVATPKTYELLKFGTPQQGLFE; encoded by the coding sequence GTGGAACGCATAGTCGAAATCGAAAAATTTAACGCCGAAGAGGTCACCGAAACCTCGCTGCGCCCGAGTGCATGGGATGATTACATCGGGCAAGAACAGATCAAAAAGAATCTGGGAGTCTTTATCGAAGCGAGCAGCAAACGCCGCGAAGCGCTCGATCATGTCCTCTTTTACGGCCCTCCCGGCTTGGGGAAAACGACCCTCGCCCTCATCATCGCCAACGAGATGGGAAGCAATATCAAAGTCACCGCTGCTCCGATGATCGAGAAAAGCGGTGATCTCGCCGCTATCCTCACTAATCTCGAAGAGGGGGATATCCTCTTTATCGATGAAATCCACCGCCTTTCCCCTGCGGTCGAAGAGATTCTCTACCCCTCGATGGAAGATTTCCGGCTCGACATCATCATCGGAAGCGGTCCTGCGGCACAGACGGTCAAAATCGACCTCCCACGCTTTACCCTCATCGGTGCGACGACGCGTGCGGGGATGCTTTCCAATCCTCTGCGCGACCGTTTCGGGATGAATTTTCGGATGCAATTCTACACTCCGGATGAACTGTGTACCATCATCACTCAAGCAGCGACAAAACTCGGTAAAAATATCGACAAAGATGCCGCCCACGAGATCGCTAAACGCTCCCGCGGGACACCCCGTATCGCGTTGCGGTTGCTAAAGAGGGTGCGCGATTTCGCCGATGTCGCCAACGAGTCGACCATTTTACACGAACGTTCCCGCTATGCCCTCGATCAGCTGGGAATCAATGCCAACGGATTTGACGAAATGGATATACGTCTGCTCAAACTCCTGATGGAAGCCAAAGGACGTGCGATGGGGCTCAGTACGATCGCTGCGGCACTCAGTGAAGATGAAGGGACGATCGAAGATGTCCTCGAACCGTATCTCCTCGCCAACGGATATTTGGAACGGACAGCGCGGGGACGGGTTGCAACCCCGAAAACCTATGAATTACTCAAATTTGGAACTCCTCAACAAGGATTATTTGAATGA